The Rhizobium sp. TH2 genome includes a window with the following:
- a CDS encoding SDR family oxidoreductase, producing MASAIGKLAVITGASSGIGFELAKMAAQEGYDLIIAADEPHISDAADELRAFGVSVESVKTDLATTEGVKSLVESIQGHRSQVELLMANAGVGLGHGFLDQDLDSIRHIINTNVTGTMELIHAVGNLMRSQRSGRILITGSIAGFMPGTFQAVYNGTKAYLNSFSFALRNELKDSGVTVTCLMPGATDTRFFERADMLDTSVGQAKKDDPADVARVGFDALMAREGDVVSGFRNKVMAAVANITPAEMLAEQHRKMAEPGSGKH from the coding sequence ATGGCTTCCGCAATTGGAAAACTTGCTGTCATCACCGGAGCATCAAGCGGCATTGGCTTCGAGCTTGCAAAGATGGCCGCTCAGGAGGGCTACGATCTCATCATCGCCGCGGACGAACCCCACATCAGCGACGCCGCTGATGAGCTTCGCGCATTTGGCGTGAGTGTTGAGTCGGTCAAGACAGACCTCGCCACGACAGAAGGGGTGAAGTCCCTCGTGGAAAGTATCCAGGGGCATAGAAGCCAGGTCGAGCTGCTGATGGCGAACGCCGGCGTGGGCCTGGGTCATGGCTTCCTTGATCAGGACCTCGATAGCATCCGTCACATCATCAACACCAATGTGACGGGGACGATGGAGTTGATCCACGCGGTCGGCAACCTGATGCGGAGCCAACGTTCCGGCAGAATCCTCATCACAGGCTCGATCGCGGGTTTCATGCCGGGCACGTTCCAGGCTGTGTACAACGGCACAAAGGCCTATCTCAACTCATTCTCGTTTGCGCTTCGCAACGAACTCAAGGATTCAGGTGTAACCGTAACCTGCCTGATGCCAGGCGCAACGGATACGAGGTTCTTCGAACGGGCCGACATGCTGGACACCAGCGTCGGCCAGGCCAAGAAGGACGATCCGGCCGACGTCGCACGTGTCGGATTCGATGCCTTGATGGCTCGAGAGGGTGACGTCGTCAGCGGTTTCAGGAACAAGGTGATGGCGGCGGTAGCCAACATCACGCCGGCGGAAATGCTGGCGGAACAGCATCGCAAGATGGCGGAGCCGGGATCGGGCAAGCATTAA
- the ligD gene encoding DNA ligase D, with the protein MADNLSKYRAKRDFKKTGEPSGEAQVKPSNRRRFVIQKHDATRLHYDLRLELDGVFKSWAVTKGPSLDPHDKRLAVEVEDHPLDYGDFEGTIPKGQYGGGTVMLWDRGYWEPEGNRTPEEALAKGDFKFTLQGKRLHGSFVLVRMRHDRDGGKRTNWLLIKHHDDFSVEENGAAVLEENATSVASGRTMEAIASGKGRKPKPFMMQNGDVEADAVWHSNHGLAAEERKAVLKTAKKPSAAKREKSTMPDFIPPQLCETLARPPSADGWIHEIKFDGYRIQMRIENGDATLKTRKGLDWTAKYPAIATSACALPNAIIDGEICALDENGAPDFAALQAALSEGKTDDLVYFAFDLLFVGEEDLRELPLTERKQRLASLLSEAGEDPRLRFVEHFETGGDAVLKSACRLSLEGIVSKVVDSPYQSGRTDTWAKSKCRAGHEVVIGAYAKTNGKFRSLLVGVNRGDHFVYVGRVGTGYGAKTVETLLPKLQAMETSKSPFTGIGAPKKSPDIVWLKPELVAEIEFAGWTADGQVRQAAFKGLREDKPAAEVKAEKPASPAKTEVPDPDTSKPAPNRFRKGAKVEVMGVMISSPDKPLWPDAGDGEPVTKVDLAHYHEAVGSWLIDHIKGRPCSIIRTPDGIGGEQFFQRHAMPGTSNLLELVTVFGDKKPYLQIDRVEGLAAISQIGGVELHPWNCEPGQPEVPGRLVFDLDPGPEVEFSTVVEAAREIRDRLDELGLVSFCKTTGGKGLHVVTPLAVPKGKKLGWDIAKGFAHDVCEQMARDNPDLYLIKMAKSQREGRIFLDYLRNDRMATAVAPLSPRARPGATVSMPLTWTQVKADLDPKRFTVRTVPALLAKSSAWQDYCDGQRPLEQAIKRLGKSRQAA; encoded by the coding sequence ATGGCTGACAATCTTTCCAAATACCGCGCCAAGCGCGATTTCAAGAAAACGGGCGAGCCGAGCGGTGAAGCTCAGGTCAAACCTTCGAACCGTCGGCGCTTTGTGATCCAGAAGCACGACGCGACCCGTCTTCACTATGACCTTCGGCTCGAACTCGACGGCGTCTTCAAGTCCTGGGCCGTGACCAAAGGCCCGTCGCTCGATCCGCACGACAAGCGGCTGGCTGTCGAAGTTGAAGATCACCCGCTGGACTATGGCGATTTCGAAGGCACCATCCCGAAAGGCCAGTATGGCGGCGGTACGGTGATGTTGTGGGATCGCGGCTACTGGGAGCCGGAGGGCAACCGGACGCCGGAAGAAGCGCTCGCCAAAGGTGATTTCAAGTTTACGCTGCAGGGCAAGCGGCTCCACGGCAGCTTCGTCCTCGTGCGGATGCGTCATGACCGCGATGGCGGCAAGCGGACCAACTGGCTGTTGATCAAGCATCATGACGACTTTTCGGTCGAGGAGAACGGAGCCGCCGTCCTGGAGGAAAACGCTACGTCGGTGGCTTCCGGCCGAACGATGGAGGCGATCGCATCCGGAAAGGGCAGGAAGCCGAAGCCATTCATGATGCAGAATGGCGACGTCGAGGCGGACGCGGTTTGGCATAGCAATCACGGCCTTGCCGCCGAGGAGCGCAAAGCGGTTCTGAAGACCGCGAAAAAGCCGTCAGCCGCCAAGCGGGAGAAATCCACCATGCCGGATTTTATTCCGCCGCAGCTCTGCGAAACTCTGGCCCGCCCGCCATCTGCCGACGGCTGGATCCATGAGATCAAGTTCGACGGATATCGCATCCAGATGCGCATCGAGAATGGTGATGCAACCCTCAAAACCCGCAAGGGTCTGGATTGGACCGCCAAATACCCCGCAATCGCCACCTCAGCGTGCGCGCTACCGAACGCCATCATCGACGGTGAAATCTGCGCTCTTGACGAAAACGGCGCCCCGGATTTCGCGGCACTGCAGGCGGCGCTGTCCGAGGGAAAGACCGACGATCTCGTATACTTCGCCTTCGACCTTCTCTTTGTGGGAGAAGAAGATTTGCGTGAGCTGCCGCTCACTGAGCGAAAGCAACGTCTGGCGTCACTCTTGTCGGAAGCCGGCGAAGATCCGCGCCTTCGTTTCGTCGAGCACTTTGAAACCGGCGGCGACGCAGTTCTCAAATCTGCCTGTCGGCTGTCGTTGGAAGGTATTGTTTCAAAGGTTGTCGATTCACCATATCAATCGGGCCGTACTGACACTTGGGCGAAATCGAAATGCCGGGCAGGGCATGAAGTCGTCATCGGCGCCTATGCCAAGACCAACGGCAAGTTCCGCTCCCTGCTTGTCGGCGTCAATCGCGGCGACCACTTTGTCTATGTCGGCCGCGTCGGTACTGGATACGGCGCCAAGACCGTCGAGACACTCCTGCCCAAACTGCAGGCTATGGAAACATCCAAATCACCGTTCACCGGGATTGGTGCGCCTAAGAAGAGTCCTGATATCGTCTGGTTGAAACCCGAGCTTGTTGCCGAGATCGAGTTTGCCGGCTGGACGGCCGATGGCCAGGTGCGCCAAGCGGCATTCAAGGGCTTGCGGGAAGACAAGCCGGCTGCAGAAGTCAAGGCCGAGAAGCCGGCCTCACCAGCCAAAACCGAGGTGCCCGATCCCGACACGTCGAAACCGGCGCCAAACCGCTTCCGCAAGGGCGCGAAGGTGGAGGTTATGGGCGTGATGATCTCCAGTCCCGACAAGCCGCTATGGCCGGATGCCGGTGATGGAGAGCCTGTGACCAAGGTCGATCTGGCGCACTATCATGAAGCCGTCGGTTCCTGGCTGATCGACCATATCAAGGGACGCCCCTGCTCGATCATTCGCACACCCGACGGCATCGGAGGAGAACAGTTCTTCCAGCGCCATGCCATGCCGGGGACATCGAACCTGCTGGAACTCGTCACGGTGTTTGGCGACAAGAAGCCCTACCTGCAGATCGATCGCGTCGAGGGTCTCGCTGCCATCTCCCAGATCGGGGGCGTCGAGCTTCATCCCTGGAATTGTGAGCCCGGTCAGCCGGAAGTGCCTGGCCGTCTGGTGTTCGATCTCGATCCTGGTCCTGAGGTCGAGTTCTCCACCGTCGTCGAAGCCGCTCGCGAGATCCGCGACCGGCTGGACGAACTCGGGCTCGTCAGCTTCTGCAAGACGACGGGTGGCAAGGGACTGCATGTGGTGACGCCGCTGGCCGTGCCGAAGGGCAAGAAACTCGGCTGGGACATCGCGAAGGGCTTTGCCCATGATGTCTGTGAGCAGATGGCTCGCGACAATCCGGATCTCTATCTGATCAAGATGGCCAAGAGCCAACGTGAGGGCCGCATCTTTCTCGACTACCTGCGCAACGATCGCATGGCGACGGCGGTGGCGCCTTTGTCTCCGCGAGCGCGGCCCGGCGCCACCGTGTCGATGCCGCTGACATGGACCCAGGTCAAAGCGGACCTCGATCCGAAGAGATTTACGGTCCGTACGGTCCCTGCGCTGCTTGCGAAAAGCTCGGCGTGGCAGGATTATTGCGACGGTCAGCGGCCGCTTGAACAGGCCATCAAACGCCTCGGAAAATCCAGACAAGCAGCATGA
- the xth gene encoding exodeoxyribonuclease III encodes MKLATYNVNGINGRLDLLLRWLAEAEPDVVCLQELKAPDNKFPRRELERAGYGAIWHGQKSWNGVAILARGQNPLETRRGLPGDPDDSHSRYIEAAIDGVIIGCLYLPNGNPAPGPKFDYKLGWFERLHDYAAELLELGIPVALVGDFNVMPTDLDVYKPERWRDDALFRPEVKAAYAALVDQGWTDAVRHLHPDERIYTFWKYFRNAFARDAGLRIDHFLLSPALADNLKQAKVDKSVRGWDHTSDHAPVWIELH; translated from the coding sequence GTGAAACTCGCCACCTACAATGTCAACGGCATTAACGGCCGCCTCGACTTGCTGTTGCGTTGGCTCGCCGAGGCGGAGCCAGATGTTGTGTGTCTTCAGGAACTGAAAGCCCCGGACAACAAGTTTCCACGTCGGGAACTGGAGCGCGCCGGCTACGGCGCCATCTGGCATGGTCAGAAATCCTGGAATGGGGTGGCCATTCTAGCGCGTGGACAGAATCCGCTCGAAACGCGGCGTGGTCTTCCGGGCGATCCGGACGACAGTCACAGCCGCTACATCGAGGCAGCAATCGACGGAGTGATTATCGGTTGCCTCTATCTGCCCAACGGCAATCCTGCTCCCGGGCCGAAGTTCGACTACAAGCTAGGCTGGTTCGAGCGGCTACATGACTATGCGGCGGAACTGCTCGAGCTAGGTATTCCAGTCGCTCTCGTCGGCGACTTCAATGTCATGCCGACCGACCTCGATGTCTACAAACCTGAACGGTGGCGGGACGATGCGCTGTTCCGACCGGAGGTGAAAGCGGCCTACGCCGCGCTCGTTGACCAGGGCTGGACGGACGCGGTGCGGCACCTTCATCCCGATGAGCGGATCTACACATTCTGGAAGTATTTTCGAAATGCCTTTGCCCGCGACGCGGGGCTGCGGATCGATCACTTCCTGCTAAGCCCCGCACTTGCTGACAATCTCAAGCAGGCCAAGGTCGACAAGTCGGTCAGAGGCTGGGATCACACCAGCGACCATGCGCCGGTGTGGATCGAGTTGCATTAG
- a CDS encoding Ku protein, translating to MVSPRANWKGFIKFGEVSCPVALYTAASSSERIAFNTLNRKTGNRVKREFVDSETGFPVERDNQVKGYEIENGQYILLEPDEVAAAVPESDKTLKIEAYIPCSQIDTTYFDKPYYLAPDKMGTDAFVLLRDGMKNEKVAAIARTVLFRRMRTVLIRAHGKGLIANTLNFDYEVRSSEKAFEDMPDLRIEGEMLELAEHIIGTKKGSFDASTFDDRYQAAVAELVKAKIEGRSLPKKKAPVASKPSDLLHALRESAGLGAKEAAPKRTAANANKGAARAKAAKPVAKSKAAAAPTRRAG from the coding sequence ATGGTTAGCCCAAGAGCGAATTGGAAAGGCTTCATCAAGTTCGGAGAGGTCTCCTGTCCGGTGGCGCTCTACACGGCAGCATCGTCTTCGGAACGTATCGCCTTCAACACGCTCAATCGCAAAACGGGAAACCGGGTCAAACGCGAGTTTGTCGACAGCGAGACCGGTTTTCCTGTCGAACGCGACAACCAGGTCAAAGGCTATGAGATCGAGAATGGCCAGTACATCCTCCTGGAGCCGGATGAAGTCGCGGCAGCCGTGCCCGAGAGCGACAAGACCCTGAAGATCGAAGCCTATATCCCCTGCTCGCAGATCGACACGACCTACTTCGACAAGCCCTACTATCTGGCGCCTGACAAGATGGGCACCGATGCCTTCGTGCTTCTGCGCGATGGCATGAAAAACGAAAAGGTCGCAGCCATCGCTCGGACCGTTCTCTTCCGCCGGATGCGCACCGTTCTCATTCGCGCGCACGGCAAGGGCCTGATCGCGAACACGCTCAACTTCGACTACGAGGTCCGATCGTCCGAGAAAGCGTTCGAGGACATGCCCGACCTCAGGATCGAAGGCGAAATGCTCGAACTTGCCGAACACATCATCGGCACAAAGAAGGGCAGTTTCGACGCGAGCACGTTTGACGACCGCTATCAAGCCGCCGTTGCCGAGCTGGTAAAAGCCAAGATCGAAGGCCGTTCGCTGCCAAAGAAGAAGGCTCCCGTGGCGTCGAAGCCCAGCGATCTTCTTCATGCGCTGCGCGAAAGCGCCGGTCTGGGCGCAAAGGAGGCCGCACCAAAGCGCACCGCGGCAAACGCCAATAAGGGTGCGGCTCGTGCGAAGGCAGCAAAGCCCGTCGCGAAGTCAAAAGCCGCCGCGGCGCCCACGCGTCGGGCCGGCTGA
- a CDS encoding DUF6766 family protein has protein sequence MKVLKDNGLTIVLLLATFATVIGMMFTGHSVYNEELSTHGSSPIALFAYLATGHFLSALFENWESEFLQMSAYVVLTAYLFQRGSAESKDPDEVSPQDADPADEEGNPNAPLAVRMGGVSRNLYSYSLGLVLLGLFIASFVMHLRESAAAEAAEASLHGRAAPTTLDHIFSAQMWFESFQNWQSEFLSTAILIFLSIFLRFRGSPESKPVSAPHSETGA, from the coding sequence ATGAAAGTCTTGAAGGACAACGGACTGACGATCGTCCTCCTGTTGGCCACGTTCGCCACGGTTATCGGCATGATGTTCACGGGTCATTCGGTTTACAACGAAGAGCTATCGACCCACGGTTCATCTCCCATCGCCCTATTCGCATACCTCGCTACAGGTCATTTCCTGTCGGCGTTGTTTGAAAATTGGGAGAGTGAATTCCTTCAGATGAGCGCTTATGTCGTGCTCACCGCATACCTCTTTCAGCGGGGCTCGGCGGAATCCAAAGACCCGGACGAGGTCTCGCCACAGGACGCTGATCCTGCGGACGAGGAAGGAAATCCGAATGCTCCGCTCGCGGTGCGAATGGGTGGCGTTTCAAGGAACCTCTACTCCTATTCCCTGGGCTTGGTCCTCCTCGGGCTCTTCATCGCAAGCTTTGTCATGCACCTGCGGGAGAGCGCGGCTGCCGAAGCCGCGGAGGCTTCGTTGCATGGGCGCGCGGCACCCACGACCTTGGACCATATCTTCAGTGCGCAGATGTGGTTTGAATCCTTCCAGAATTGGCAGTCGGAATTTCTGTCAACCGCCATCCTGATCTTTCTCTCGATTTTCCTCAGGTTCAGAGGGTCACCCGAATCCAAGCCGGTATCGGCTCCGCATTCCGAAACGGGAGCGTGA
- a CDS encoding Ku protein, whose translation MAVRPYWKGYLKLSLVTCPVQMMPATSESEKVRFHTLNRQTQNRVVSHYVDSVTGKEVKEEDEVKGYQRGEDEYIILEDEELENVALDSTKTIDISTFTARDSIEWIWLDTPYYLSPNDPVGQEAFSVIRDAMASQNMVGISRLVITRRERAVMLEPRGKGIVLWTLRYGDEVRDEDSYFEGIGDEKADSDMMPLIQQLIKKKTQDWTPKLVIDPVQDRLLDIINTKKKALRKPSKSTTKAPASSPPPNNVVNIMDALRKSVAAENRTSK comes from the coding sequence ATGGCAGTTCGCCCCTACTGGAAAGGCTATCTCAAGCTCTCTCTGGTCACCTGTCCGGTGCAGATGATGCCGGCGACCTCCGAGAGCGAGAAGGTTCGTTTCCACACCCTCAATCGCCAGACACAGAACCGTGTCGTCAGCCACTATGTGGATTCCGTCACCGGTAAAGAAGTGAAGGAAGAGGACGAAGTCAAAGGCTACCAGCGCGGTGAGGACGAGTACATCATCCTGGAAGACGAAGAGCTCGAGAATGTCGCGCTGGACAGCACCAAGACGATCGATATCTCGACCTTCACGGCTCGCGATAGCATCGAGTGGATTTGGCTCGACACGCCGTACTATCTTTCCCCCAACGATCCGGTCGGTCAGGAAGCTTTTTCCGTCATTCGTGATGCGATGGCATCCCAGAACATGGTCGGCATCTCACGGCTGGTCATCACCCGGCGCGAGCGCGCCGTCATGCTGGAGCCACGCGGCAAGGGTATCGTTCTCTGGACATTGCGGTATGGTGACGAGGTCCGGGATGAAGACAGCTATTTCGAGGGCATTGGCGATGAGAAGGCGGATTCCGACATGATGCCCCTTATCCAGCAGCTGATCAAAAAGAAGACCCAGGACTGGACGCCGAAACTGGTCATCGACCCAGTCCAGGATCGGCTGCTCGACATCATCAACACGAAAAAGAAAGCGCTCAGGAAGCCATCGAAGAGCACGACCAAGGCTCCCGCATCCTCACCGCCGCCCAACAACGTCGTCAACATCATGGATGCCTTGCGCAAGTCGGTCGCGGCGGAAAACCGGACCAGTAAATGA
- a CDS encoding zinc-dependent alcohol dehydrogenase: MKALTWHGKGDMRCEEVPDPRIEDGRDAIIKVTACAICGSDLHIYDGVIPSMEHGDIVGHETMGEVVDVGRENSKLKIGDRVVIPFTIACGDCFFCERGFFSGCERSNPNRDKAAKLWGNSPAGLFGYSHLLGGFSGGQAEYIRVPYADVGPIKVPDGLTDEQVLFLSDIFPTGYMAADFCNIQPGDTIAIWGCGPVGQMAIRSAFLLGAERVIAIDTVPERLELARAAGALTLDFMEEDIYDRIIELTKGRGADACIDAVGTEPETMASFDSMVDRIKVATFMGTDRPHVLRQAIHCTRNFGTVSIVGVYGGFVDKIPMGSAINRGLTFRMAQTPVQHYLPILMERIQKAEIDPSFVITHRGSLEDGPDLYKTFRDKKDGCIKVVLKP; this comes from the coding sequence ATGAAAGCACTGACCTGGCACGGCAAGGGCGACATGCGTTGCGAAGAGGTCCCCGATCCAAGAATCGAAGATGGCCGCGACGCGATCATCAAAGTGACGGCATGCGCGATCTGCGGATCGGACCTCCACATCTACGACGGCGTCATTCCATCCATGGAACATGGCGACATCGTCGGTCACGAGACGATGGGTGAGGTTGTCGATGTCGGGAGGGAGAACAGCAAGCTCAAGATCGGCGATCGCGTGGTTATCCCCTTCACCATTGCCTGCGGCGATTGTTTCTTCTGCGAGCGAGGCTTCTTCTCGGGCTGCGAACGGTCAAATCCGAACAGGGACAAAGCCGCCAAGCTATGGGGCAACTCGCCCGCGGGTCTCTTCGGCTACTCGCACCTGCTAGGCGGCTTCTCAGGCGGTCAGGCGGAATATATTCGCGTTCCCTATGCCGATGTGGGTCCGATCAAAGTGCCGGATGGGCTCACCGACGAGCAGGTTCTCTTTCTCAGTGACATCTTCCCAACGGGCTACATGGCTGCCGACTTCTGCAACATACAGCCTGGAGATACCATCGCGATCTGGGGATGTGGTCCCGTAGGCCAGATGGCGATCCGGTCCGCGTTCCTCCTCGGAGCCGAAAGAGTGATTGCGATCGACACGGTGCCCGAGCGGTTGGAACTGGCGCGGGCCGCCGGCGCGCTCACGCTCGACTTCATGGAGGAGGACATTTACGACCGGATCATAGAGCTGACCAAGGGCCGCGGGGCGGACGCCTGCATCGACGCGGTTGGGACTGAACCCGAGACAATGGCAAGCTTTGACTCCATGGTTGACCGGATCAAGGTCGCCACATTCATGGGCACGGACCGGCCGCATGTGCTCCGGCAAGCAATTCATTGCACCCGCAACTTCGGAACGGTGTCCATCGTCGGAGTGTATGGCGGCTTCGTCGACAAGATTCCAATGGGATCGGCAATCAATCGCGGCCTGACGTTCCGGATGGCCCAGACACCAGTGCAACATTATCTGCCCATCCTCATGGAGCGCATTCAGAAGGCCGAGATCGATCCGTCCTTCGTCATCACGCATCGGGGTTCGCTGGAAGACGGACCCGATCTCTACAAAACTTTTCGAGACAAAAAGGACGGCTGCATCAAGGTCGTGCTTAAACCCTGA
- the ligD gene encoding non-homologous end-joining DNA ligase has translation MSRRAKPLLQDDQVAKSQPRRRRDPAQPNLPFDPMPDRVEPCLALLKTTAPAGPDWVYEVKWDGYRLAIHIEPKEVRIITRGGHDWTHRFPAIAAAAKNLSVATAILDGEAVVLDEHGRSDFGALQQSLGGRGGKRTSTESILYAFDLLYFDGHDLTGTELSVRRHLLEDLLDGADGAIQLSEEVSDDGAKLLENACALGLEGIVAKHRDSTYRSGRTGDWLKIKCVQSESFMVVGYEQSASARGGVGSLLLAGRNGDDWVYVGSVGTGFNMKDAEYLRKTLDKLKTTQPVVPLKGKNLVFAQPTLIAEIDFRGWTHDGSLRHASYKGLREVQDNAAVFDMSERPAS, from the coding sequence ATGAGCAGACGTGCCAAACCGCTTCTCCAGGACGACCAGGTCGCCAAGTCTCAGCCACGCCGGCGCCGCGATCCAGCCCAGCCGAACCTTCCGTTCGATCCGATGCCCGACCGTGTCGAACCATGCCTGGCATTGCTGAAGACCACTGCGCCGGCGGGACCAGACTGGGTCTATGAGGTGAAGTGGGACGGTTATCGGCTGGCGATCCATATCGAGCCGAAGGAGGTTCGCATCATCACGCGCGGCGGCCATGACTGGACACACCGGTTTCCGGCAATCGCAGCGGCGGCTAAGAACCTGAGCGTCGCAACAGCCATTCTGGATGGTGAGGCCGTCGTGCTCGACGAACACGGCCGATCGGATTTCGGGGCTCTGCAGCAATCACTGGGCGGACGTGGCGGCAAGCGGACATCGACGGAATCCATCCTCTATGCCTTCGACCTACTCTATTTCGACGGCCACGATCTTACGGGGACGGAGCTCTCTGTGAGACGACATCTGCTCGAGGATCTGCTGGATGGCGCCGACGGCGCGATCCAACTGTCCGAGGAGGTCAGCGACGACGGTGCCAAGCTCCTGGAAAATGCTTGCGCCCTCGGGCTGGAAGGTATCGTCGCCAAGCATCGCGACAGCACCTATCGGTCCGGCCGCACCGGCGACTGGCTGAAGATCAAATGCGTGCAGAGCGAGAGCTTCATGGTCGTCGGCTATGAGCAATCGGCGTCGGCCCGGGGCGGAGTCGGCAGCCTGCTTCTCGCTGGCCGAAACGGAGACGACTGGGTCTACGTCGGCTCCGTGGGAACCGGGTTCAACATGAAGGATGCCGAATACCTTCGCAAGACACTCGACAAGCTCAAGACAACACAACCAGTCGTGCCGCTCAAGGGCAAGAACCTTGTGTTCGCCCAGCCGACGTTGATCGCCGAGATCGACTTCCGGGGCTGGACCCACGACGGCAGTTTGCGCCACGCATCTTATAAGGGCCTTCGCGAGGTTCAGGATAATGCCGCAGTCTTTGACATGAGCGAACGGCCGGCCAGCTAA
- a CDS encoding DUF4142 domain-containing protein, producing MKTAVIIASATLFWLPLATWGTAAELAPHGFAEKAAQSDMFEMEAAKLVLEKGESDEVKAFANDMVKDHGHSTHNLKEAAAKDRVTLPPDLSPELREKLESLKPLSGPQLDAAYVSTQVSVHTEAVELFDKFSKDGEGGALKSFALATYPTIRMHLIRVRSFNVEQ from the coding sequence ATGAAGACGGCAGTGATCATCGCATCGGCGACGTTATTCTGGCTACCGCTTGCGACCTGGGGTACTGCAGCGGAATTGGCGCCGCACGGCTTCGCGGAGAAAGCTGCGCAGTCCGACATGTTCGAGATGGAAGCCGCCAAACTCGTGCTTGAGAAAGGCGAGAGCGACGAAGTCAAGGCTTTTGCGAACGACATGGTCAAAGACCACGGTCATAGCACGCACAATCTTAAGGAGGCCGCAGCAAAGGACAGGGTCACGCTGCCTCCGGATTTGAGCCCGGAACTGCGAGAAAAGCTCGAGTCCCTGAAGCCGCTTTCGGGTCCGCAGCTCGACGCCGCCTATGTTTCTACCCAAGTCTCGGTTCACACGGAGGCCGTTGAGCTATTCGACAAATTCTCGAAGGACGGGGAGGGCGGGGCGCTCAAGAGTTTCGCGTTGGCAACCTATCCAACGATCCGAATGCACCTGATCAGAGTGAGGAGCTTCAATGTCGAACAATGA
- a CDS encoding DUF4334 domain-containing protein, which translates to MQNALGEFQSLPPIEPREMIGLWTGRTFPSGHPFDGVLENLGWFGKRFTPDMRADALLFRFDERRLIPIDPARITLRLALRFHKVGRTRAAKNLFSYLQRGFRAKGPVASLKTMSFQGVASAAMVYDDQPIVDHFRRVGDRKIMGAMTIQVDDRIYFFELERVDEP; encoded by the coding sequence ATGCAGAACGCGCTTGGTGAGTTTCAAAGCTTGCCGCCGATCGAGCCGCGCGAGATGATCGGACTGTGGACCGGTCGGACCTTTCCGTCCGGCCATCCGTTCGACGGCGTGCTGGAAAACCTCGGCTGGTTCGGCAAGCGGTTTACGCCGGACATGCGCGCCGATGCGCTGCTGTTTCGTTTCGACGAGCGGCGACTGATCCCCATCGATCCGGCAAGAATAACGCTGCGCCTCGCCCTCCGTTTTCACAAAGTTGGCAGGACGCGTGCCGCAAAGAACCTGTTTTCGTATCTTCAGCGCGGGTTTCGGGCGAAAGGTCCCGTGGCTTCGCTCAAGACCATGTCGTTCCAAGGCGTGGCGAGTGCCGCGATGGTGTATGACGATCAGCCCATCGTCGATCATTTCCGCAGAGTGGGTGATCGGAAAATCATGGGAGCAATGACGATCCAGGTAGACGATCGGATCTATTTCTTCGAACTGGAACGGGTTGATGAGCCGTGA
- a CDS encoding NAD(P)/FAD-dependent oxidoreductase — MIVAMVDALVIGGGPAGLTAALYLARFHLSVVLVDAGNSRAAMIPRSHNLPFWPEGISGVDLLRRMREQVVAYPVETIDGLLQDLRPLPAGFEARAEGSSILAKAVILATGVRNRAPSLTERDHADALQRGLLRYCPICDGYEITDKHVAIVGEGDHLYAEAKFLRSYTRSVAICSESGALAVSPTQRQALEAIDIEVIDDRVDQYSPRDGFMELRFGDVTRRFDAVYAAFGPNVRSTLAANVGADVSSEGCVRVDGHQRTSVPGLYAAGDVVLGVDQIGHAIGQAVVAATTLRNDLSDHALLLR, encoded by the coding sequence GTGATCGTCGCCATGGTTGATGCCCTCGTGATCGGCGGCGGACCGGCCGGACTCACCGCAGCGCTTTACTTGGCGCGGTTCCACTTATCAGTGGTGCTTGTCGATGCCGGAAACAGCCGCGCGGCGATGATTCCGAGGTCGCACAATCTTCCGTTCTGGCCGGAAGGGATCAGCGGCGTAGACCTGTTGCGCCGGATGAGGGAGCAAGTGGTCGCCTATCCCGTCGAAACGATCGACGGTCTTTTGCAAGACTTGCGGCCGTTGCCTGCGGGCTTCGAGGCTCGCGCCGAGGGTTCAAGCATCCTGGCGAAGGCTGTCATCCTGGCCACGGGCGTGCGGAACCGTGCGCCGAGCCTGACGGAGCGAGATCACGCCGACGCTCTCCAGCGAGGGCTCCTCCGGTACTGCCCGATATGCGACGGCTATGAGATTACGGACAAACACGTCGCGATCGTGGGAGAGGGAGACCACCTCTACGCGGAGGCGAAGTTTCTCAGAAGCTATACCAGATCGGTCGCTATCTGCTCCGAGAGTGGCGCGCTTGCTGTCTCACCGACGCAGCGCCAGGCTCTCGAGGCGATCGATATCGAGGTCATTGATGATCGGGTTGATCAGTATTCTCCGCGGGATGGTTTCATGGAACTACGGTTCGGGGACGTGACCAGGCGGTTTGATGCTGTCTACGCCGCGTTCGGCCCGAACGTGCGTTCGACTTTGGCTGCCAATGTGGGCGCTGATGTCAGTTCGGAAGGATGTGTTCGGGTTGATGGTCATCAAAGAACCAGCGTCCCGGGATTATACGCGGCGGGCGATGTCGTCCTGGGCGTAGACCAGATCGGTCACGCAATTGGCCAAGCCGTCGTTGCGGCGACCACCCTGAGAAACGATCTTAGTGATCACGCGCTGTTGCTTCGCTGA